One genomic segment of Bifidobacterium breve DSM 20213 = JCM 1192 includes these proteins:
- a CDS encoding O-methyltransferase — MDRTQYTNLAKAWEFTEEHARELEPSTLADARTAADESGQLQGPAAQARLLGLLVRLTGASSVIAVGTGSLVETLQLAYALDNKGQLTAVDSTAQGITLIRKAFAELQDETATTLRAVNAPASVFLPRLNANDYDLIVVAGDAENYAATFAQASRLLRDHGAIVFTDALALDTEQGGVINPADRSGKATAMRELITTVEQDEEFESTLTPDGTGLLIAYKK; from the coding sequence ATGGACAGAACACAGTACACGAATCTCGCCAAGGCATGGGAATTCACCGAAGAACATGCTCGCGAACTTGAACCGTCCACACTGGCTGATGCCCGTACCGCCGCCGACGAATCCGGACAACTGCAAGGTCCAGCCGCACAAGCCCGACTCCTGGGCCTGCTGGTCCGTTTGACCGGAGCCTCCTCGGTAATCGCCGTGGGCACCGGCTCCTTGGTGGAGACTCTGCAACTCGCCTATGCCTTGGACAACAAGGGACAGTTGACCGCCGTCGATTCCACCGCACAGGGCATCACACTGATTCGCAAGGCGTTTGCCGAACTGCAGGACGAGACCGCTACCACGCTTCGTGCGGTGAATGCCCCGGCCAGTGTGTTTCTGCCCAGGCTCAATGCCAATGATTACGATTTGATTGTGGTGGCCGGCGATGCGGAGAATTATGCCGCCACATTCGCCCAGGCGTCCCGCCTGCTACGTGATCATGGTGCCATCGTATTCACGGACGCATTGGCTTTGGATACGGAGCAGGGCGGTGTGATCAACCCGGCCGACCGCAGCGGCAAGGCCACGGCCATGCGCGAGCTCATCACTACCGTCGAGCAGGATGAGGAATTTGAATCCACACTTACTCCGGATGGTACCGGACTGCTCATCGCATACAAGAAGTAA
- a CDS encoding FAD-dependent oxidoreductase — MSPKRLEDMYDAVIVGAGAAGLSAALGLLRSPEIAELKEQGVDPKILVVSKLQPLRSHTGSAEGGIAASLGNVESDDWHWHYYDTIKGGDWLVDQDAAKLLAEYAPQTVINLERQGVAFSRTEDGHIAQRRFGGHTREFGGAPVKRAAYAADRIGHQILHALWQQCVAAGVEFAEEWYVTDLVLADDGKQAAGIVAFDTHTGKIQAIHARNVLLATGGAGRLFHTTSNSWDLTGDGMALTLAAGLQLEDIEFVQFHPTGLAHTGILLSEAARAEGGILRNADGEPFMERYAPEHKDLAARDVVSRSIMAEIDAGRGVADPKDPDGPKDCVWLDMTGIDPERMKEVLPQVVETIEQYANLDPAKDLVPIKPTAHYTMGGIPITTNGEVYRWTDDAVQIVDGLFAAGECSCVSVHGANRLGGNSLLDACLFGTRAGQTMATRIAENPVDSPMADDSADDMLTTAADHAAESRKSELDELLAGQADDVDEGSTANPYQLMAQLGSVMEQALAVRCTAQTIDTALAQLNSDIKPVSDILRAHDKTAAFNQEVTAIWEVRHLIELAEAMLHASESRQESRGSLQRLDFPERDDEHFLAHSLVADAGPVSFKPVHITDYPPKKREY; from the coding sequence ATGAGTCCGAAACGTTTGGAAGATATGTATGATGCAGTGATCGTCGGTGCCGGTGCGGCTGGTTTGTCGGCGGCATTGGGACTGCTGCGATCCCCCGAAATCGCCGAACTCAAGGAACAAGGCGTGGACCCGAAGATCCTTGTGGTCTCCAAACTACAGCCGCTGCGTTCGCACACCGGTTCGGCTGAAGGAGGCATTGCCGCAAGCCTGGGCAATGTGGAGTCCGATGACTGGCATTGGCATTACTACGACACCATCAAGGGCGGCGACTGGCTTGTTGATCAGGACGCGGCCAAGCTGCTCGCCGAGTATGCGCCGCAGACCGTGATCAATCTGGAGCGTCAGGGCGTGGCCTTCTCCCGTACCGAGGACGGGCATATCGCACAGCGCCGATTCGGCGGCCATACGCGCGAGTTCGGTGGAGCCCCGGTCAAGCGCGCCGCCTATGCGGCCGACCGTATCGGCCACCAGATTCTGCACGCCTTGTGGCAGCAGTGTGTGGCCGCCGGCGTTGAGTTTGCCGAGGAATGGTATGTGACCGATCTGGTGCTCGCCGATGATGGCAAGCAGGCGGCCGGTATTGTGGCTTTTGATACGCATACGGGCAAGATTCAGGCCATTCACGCGCGCAATGTGCTGCTGGCCACCGGAGGCGCGGGCCGACTGTTCCACACCACGTCGAACTCTTGGGACTTGACCGGCGACGGCATGGCGCTGACCCTAGCTGCCGGCCTGCAGCTTGAAGACATCGAATTCGTGCAGTTCCACCCCACCGGTCTCGCGCACACCGGCATCCTGCTTTCCGAAGCGGCACGCGCCGAGGGCGGCATCCTGCGCAATGCCGACGGCGAGCCGTTCATGGAACGTTATGCTCCAGAGCATAAGGATCTGGCCGCGCGCGACGTGGTCTCCCGCTCCATCATGGCGGAGATCGACGCCGGCCGCGGCGTTGCCGACCCGAAGGATCCGGATGGTCCGAAGGACTGCGTCTGGCTGGATATGACCGGCATCGACCCTGAACGTATGAAGGAAGTGCTGCCGCAGGTGGTCGAAACCATCGAACAGTACGCGAACCTCGATCCGGCCAAAGACCTGGTGCCCATCAAGCCCACCGCGCACTATACGATGGGCGGCATCCCCATCACCACCAATGGCGAGGTGTACCGTTGGACGGACGATGCCGTGCAAATCGTCGATGGCTTGTTCGCCGCTGGCGAATGCTCCTGCGTTTCCGTACACGGCGCGAATCGCTTGGGCGGCAATTCGCTGCTTGACGCATGTCTGTTCGGCACGCGCGCCGGCCAAACCATGGCCACGCGTATCGCCGAGAATCCGGTCGACTCCCCCATGGCCGATGATTCGGCCGATGACATGTTGACGACGGCCGCCGATCATGCCGCCGAATCCCGTAAGTCCGAACTTGACGAGCTGCTCGCCGGCCAAGCCGATGATGTCGATGAGGGTTCCACGGCCAATCCTTATCAGCTCATGGCCCAACTTGGATCAGTGATGGAACAGGCTCTGGCTGTACGCTGCACCGCTCAGACCATCGATACGGCTCTGGCCCAGCTCAACAGCGACATCAAGCCGGTTTCCGATATCTTACGGGCACATGACAAAACTGCCGCCTTCAACCAAGAGGTCACCGCCATCTGGGAGGTCCGGCATTTGATTGAGCTGGCCGAGGCCATGTTGCACGCTTCCGAGTCTCGTCAGGAATCTCGTGGGTCCCTGCAGCGTCTTGATTTCCCCGAACGCGATGATGAGCATTTCCTCGCTCACTCGTTGGTCGCCGATGCCGGCCCGGTGAGCTTCAAGCCGGTGCATATCACCGACTACCCGCCCAAGAAGCGTGAATACTAA
- a CDS encoding succinate dehydrogenase/fumarate reductase iron-sulfur subunit, which translates to MVEANNTTVTLQVHRFTPRPERAERARGGSPFAKKSSPFGGGSDSAARRRPRGKQWVQEYTIPARPSDTVLDCLLTIKRTIDPTLAFRYSCGHGMCGSDAAAINGTPTLLCTATVRDWAKQPSTAPEVDDEGFRRTGDETANEPDVPAENVENNIPEGSLGVIELASLPGFPPQRDLIADIDPMLNQIRKLTPYLQADGVLATTAEGKVDVFEYLQNPEQLAKYETLSNCIACGVCEGACPVYAGGDAFVGPAALIWASRFINDSRDTKAMDRMDAIDTADGVAGCQSVRACSRHCPRGIDVGEEMWQIVAKVRER; encoded by the coding sequence ATGGTTGAGGCGAACAACACAACGGTTACCCTGCAGGTGCATCGTTTCACGCCGCGCCCCGAGCGCGCCGAACGTGCACGCGGCGGCAGCCCGTTCGCCAAGAAAAGCTCCCCGTTCGGTGGCGGCTCGGATTCAGCGGCACGCCGCCGCCCGCGTGGCAAGCAGTGGGTGCAGGAATACACCATTCCCGCGCGTCCATCGGACACCGTGCTCGACTGTCTGCTGACCATTAAACGCACCATCGACCCGACGCTGGCCTTCCGCTATTCATGCGGTCACGGCATGTGCGGCTCTGATGCCGCAGCCATCAACGGCACACCCACTCTGCTGTGTACGGCCACCGTCCGCGACTGGGCCAAGCAGCCTAGTACAGCTCCGGAAGTCGATGATGAGGGATTCCGACGCACCGGCGACGAAACCGCTAACGAACCCGACGTTCCCGCCGAAAACGTCGAAAACAACATCCCTGAAGGTTCTCTGGGTGTTATCGAACTGGCTTCCTTGCCTGGATTCCCGCCGCAACGTGATCTCATCGCCGACATCGACCCGATGCTCAACCAGATTCGTAAACTCACCCCGTATCTTCAGGCTGATGGCGTGCTTGCCACCACCGCCGAAGGCAAAGTGGACGTTTTCGAATACCTGCAGAACCCCGAGCAGCTCGCCAAGTATGAGACGCTGAGCAATTGCATCGCCTGCGGTGTGTGCGAGGGGGCCTGCCCGGTATACGCCGGCGGCGATGCATTCGTTGGCCCGGCCGCATTGATCTGGGCTTCCCGCTTCATCAACGATTCACGTGATACCAAGGCCATGGATCGCATGGATGCCATTGATACCGCTGACGGTGTGGCCGGATGCCAATCGGTGCGTGCCTGCTCCCGCCACTGCCCGCGCGGTATCGATGTGGGCGAGGAAATGTGGCAGATCGTGGCCAAAGTCCGCGAGCGCTGA
- a CDS encoding DNA-processing protein DprA, translating into MSTTNMIAEPASVHGSPHTIGKAEAAAQTVRSRIIAAPSLDALYRAALTFCIDGADAMMYATLKGAEHAEALWQVLSQCHPDRPSDVRQKALTCIDRMFINGLTRWGRKPTPSAMNAFRNALSGWHQRMDALPSQDIVSLADWFTMDGTQWIIGPGHPCWPAQLTDLSIRSDWAPPLCLWVKGDPRALTSCAKPVGIVGSRDVNEYGRYVAHTVAEQAAVDGHLVVSGGAMGTDAAAHWGALNALHGRKPGCVGRTVAVFAGGLNHMGPARNRTLFERIESQGGALISELCPGTIPEARRFLLRNRIIAALSSTLVVAQARLRSGALNTAGWACELMREVYAVPGDINQPCNAGCNKMIGDHQATILCAATSTKDICHKRHQPIMERCPGMADNAQRDASDPAPSCTTKAVHKKSEQPTLSQAVITTPLPSRTDSKDFSSSHHMPDLRAQASLQPDAETQQTIQVSTLSEAERLMVGLIRECRTHRLAITPDTLLRAARNNNLEEIPDIATVLELLGALELRGAIHRETGTVTLSCRLI; encoded by the coding sequence ATGAGTACCACCAATATGATTGCCGAGCCCGCTTCAGTTCACGGCTCCCCTCACACAATCGGAAAAGCCGAAGCGGCCGCACAGACCGTGCGCTCACGTATTATCGCCGCTCCTTCACTAGATGCCCTATACCGTGCCGCGCTCACGTTCTGCATCGATGGCGCGGATGCGATGATGTACGCCACACTCAAAGGAGCCGAACATGCTGAGGCATTATGGCAGGTCTTGTCACAGTGTCACCCTGACCGGCCTTCCGATGTTCGCCAAAAAGCACTGACCTGCATTGATCGCATGTTCATCAATGGTCTGACCCGCTGGGGTCGCAAACCCACACCCAGCGCGATGAACGCTTTTCGCAATGCCCTGTCCGGCTGGCATCAGCGGATGGACGCCCTGCCCTCGCAAGACATCGTTTCCTTGGCCGACTGGTTCACCATGGATGGCACACAATGGATTATCGGCCCGGGACACCCATGCTGGCCTGCGCAATTGACCGACCTATCCATCCGCTCCGACTGGGCACCTCCCTTATGCCTTTGGGTCAAAGGCGATCCGCGGGCCCTGACCAGCTGCGCAAAACCGGTGGGTATTGTCGGCTCCCGAGACGTCAACGAGTACGGACGGTATGTGGCCCATACGGTTGCCGAGCAAGCCGCGGTGGATGGTCATCTGGTAGTTTCAGGAGGCGCGATGGGCACGGACGCGGCCGCTCATTGGGGTGCTCTGAATGCTCTGCACGGCCGCAAACCAGGATGCGTGGGCAGAACCGTCGCCGTATTCGCCGGCGGACTGAACCATATGGGGCCAGCTCGCAATCGCACACTGTTTGAACGCATCGAATCGCAGGGAGGCGCGCTCATCAGCGAACTTTGTCCCGGCACCATTCCCGAGGCGCGCAGATTCCTGCTGCGCAACCGTATTATCGCGGCATTGTCTTCCACACTGGTTGTGGCACAGGCGAGATTGCGCTCAGGCGCACTGAATACTGCGGGCTGGGCCTGCGAGCTGATGCGCGAGGTGTATGCAGTGCCAGGAGACATCAATCAGCCATGCAATGCCGGCTGCAACAAAATGATTGGCGACCATCAGGCCACGATTCTATGCGCCGCCACCTCCACGAAAGACATCTGTCACAAGCGCCATCAGCCGATTATGGAACGATGCCCAGGCATGGCGGACAACGCACAGCGCGATGCCAGTGATCCAGCGCCTTCGTGTACGACCAAGGCGGTCCACAAGAAATCCGAGCAGCCTACGCTATCCCAGGCTGTCATCACGACTCCCTTGCCGTCTCGCACAGACTCCAAGGATTTCTCCTCATCCCACCACATGCCAGATTTGCGCGCCCAGGCATCGTTGCAGCCCGATGCGGAAACGCAACAGACGATACAGGTCAGCACATTGTCGGAAGCGGAACGCTTGATGGTCGGCCTTATCCGCGAATGCCGTACGCATCGCCTCGCCATCACACCGGACACCCTGCTGCGCGCGGCCAGGAATAACAACCTCGAGGAAATACCGGATATCGCCACCGTACTGGAACTGCTCGGAGCGCTGGAACTGCGAGGAGCGATTCACCGGGAGACCGGAACGGTCACGCTCAGTTGTCGCCTCATCTGA
- a CDS encoding YraN family protein — protein sequence MNDAATSTEHIAAAMGDRNLSPKQFGALGERYAAVWLEKKGWTTLSHNWRTRYGELDLVMLNDEHTVVFVEVKSRRTIQYGCPQEAVTPAKQQNIRKAACDWLLDCRNRISHKAVRFDVITIVLRVGRPLVHHIENAF from the coding sequence CGCAGCCGCAATGGGCGACCGCAATTTGTCACCCAAGCAGTTCGGCGCTCTTGGCGAACGATATGCGGCTGTTTGGTTGGAGAAGAAAGGATGGACCACACTGAGCCATAACTGGCGTACTCGATACGGCGAACTGGATCTTGTGATGCTCAACGACGAGCACACTGTGGTGTTCGTCGAGGTGAAATCGCGCCGCACCATCCAGTACGGCTGCCCGCAGGAGGCCGTGACGCCGGCCAAGCAACAGAATATCAGGAAAGCTGCTTGCGATTGGCTGCTTGATTGCCGCAACCGTATCTCGCACAAAGCCGTCAGATTCGATGTCATCACCATCGTGTTGCGCGTGGGTAGACCACTGGTGCATCACATTGAAAACGCGTTTTAG
- a CDS encoding YifB family Mg chelatase-like AAA ATPase: protein MAIGSALSVGLIGLKAFIVQVQAFISPGLPYFSIIGLPDTSLSEARERVKSACQASGFSWPQTRVTVNMSPASLPKRGSSHDLAIAASVLCAAGAIGHDCLEDTIVLGEVNLDGSVLPIHGLLPIMLHAQERGIRKVIIPYRNLDEASMVEDMDAIGVRHVGELIELMGGNASYTIPDLQLAEDASASEQAEVSENGYADMNEVLGQEHAKWTLQVAAAGGHNLIMTGPPGTGKTMLASRLPGIMCPLEDTEQLEVASIRSLCGTLSQYGITDVPPFEAPHHTASTASLVGGGSGIAAPGAITRAHRGILFLDEAPEFSARALQTLREPLESGYVALSRSKGSTYYPAAFQLVMAANPCPCGYYYGTGERCRCREKDRMRYFSRLSGPVLDRVDIQMTVPPVPRITVQHEPLGESSATIRARVIRARNAAKDRFQQFGWTCNAQASGTWLHANTSLKAMELVNRALSSQQLTLRGADRAMRLAWTLADLAGRISPTEQDVHQGIEMRTRVS, encoded by the coding sequence ATGGCCATTGGCAGCGCCCTTTCGGTCGGTCTGATCGGACTCAAGGCCTTCATTGTCCAGGTACAGGCTTTCATCAGTCCCGGCCTGCCATATTTCAGCATCATTGGACTGCCAGATACCTCACTGTCCGAAGCGCGCGAGCGAGTGAAATCGGCATGTCAAGCCAGTGGTTTCTCATGGCCACAAACCCGTGTGACCGTGAATATGAGCCCCGCTTCCCTACCCAAACGCGGCTCATCACATGATCTGGCCATTGCCGCCAGCGTTCTCTGCGCAGCTGGAGCCATTGGCCACGATTGTCTGGAAGACACTATTGTGCTTGGCGAAGTGAATCTTGACGGTTCGGTACTGCCTATCCATGGATTACTGCCAATCATGTTGCATGCGCAGGAACGCGGCATCCGAAAAGTAATCATACCCTATCGCAATCTTGACGAGGCTTCGATGGTGGAAGACATGGATGCAATCGGCGTAAGACATGTGGGCGAGCTCATCGAGCTCATGGGAGGCAATGCCTCATATACAATCCCCGATCTGCAGCTCGCGGAGGATGCAAGTGCCTCCGAGCAAGCCGAAGTCAGTGAAAACGGATACGCAGACATGAATGAGGTGTTGGGCCAGGAACATGCCAAATGGACGCTGCAGGTAGCGGCCGCCGGAGGCCATAACCTCATCATGACCGGACCTCCCGGCACGGGAAAAACCATGTTGGCTTCACGATTACCCGGCATCATGTGCCCATTGGAAGATACCGAACAGCTGGAAGTCGCTTCGATTCGCTCGCTGTGCGGCACCTTATCGCAATATGGCATCACCGATGTGCCTCCGTTTGAAGCGCCGCATCATACCGCTTCCACAGCGTCACTGGTCGGCGGCGGCAGTGGCATCGCAGCACCGGGCGCGATAACCCGCGCTCACCGTGGCATTCTGTTTTTGGACGAAGCACCGGAGTTCAGCGCCCGGGCCTTGCAAACGTTGCGCGAACCATTGGAATCCGGCTATGTGGCTCTCTCCCGCTCCAAAGGAAGCACGTATTACCCAGCTGCATTCCAGCTGGTCATGGCGGCAAATCCTTGCCCATGCGGATATTATTACGGCACTGGCGAGCGCTGCAGGTGTCGGGAAAAAGATCGCATGAGGTATTTCTCCCGTTTATCGGGCCCGGTACTTGACCGAGTAGATATTCAGATGACAGTGCCGCCCGTCCCCCGCATCACCGTGCAGCATGAACCGCTCGGCGAATCCAGCGCCACAATTCGTGCACGCGTGATTCGTGCAAGAAACGCCGCCAAAGATAGGTTCCAGCAATTCGGGTGGACATGTAATGCTCAGGCATCCGGCACGTGGCTGCATGCGAACACCTCGCTCAAGGCGATGGAACTGGTCAATCGTGCCTTGTCCTCGCAGCAGCTGACGTTGCGTGGAGCTGATCGTGCCATGCGATTGGCCTGGACCCTCGCCGATCTGGCCGGCCGGATTTCCCCTACCGAACAGGATGTCCATCAAGGTATCGAAATGAGAACGAGAGTGTCATGA
- a CDS encoding Na+/H+ antiporter NhaA, with amino-acid sequence MATTTGAKRGIWPMIRRIAASDRISGLIMLGFALAGLVLANLPLTAHAFEAVAETHVFIPHTNLDLPIGHWAQDGLLTIFFLTVGLELKQELTTGSLANPKAAAVPMLCAVGGMITPPILFLATTALFSQFGPGEPGSLILATTGSSIPFAEMSHGWAVPTATDIAFSLAVLALFAKALPGSIRAFLMTLATVDDLLAIILIAVFFSSVNAWYWFIGIAVCAVVWAHLVRLKKVPWIAVGVVGILAWIMMFEAGIHPTLAGVLVGLLTPARVMHGEYAPRAERYADKLKPFSALLALPIFALFATGVHFESLSPLLLLSPLVIALIVALVVGKPLGIIVTAWLATHVGGLKMAKGLRVRDMIPAAVACGIGFTVSFLIASLAYTNQELSAEARFGVLVASLIAAAISGVLLSRQSKRFEQAVAVAAAEADAESDVNTHSDELAEHSITLADGTESVEIDFRR; translated from the coding sequence ATGGCCACAACCACCGGCGCAAAACGAGGCATTTGGCCCATGATCAGGCGGATAGCCGCCTCTGATCGCATATCTGGACTGATTATGCTCGGTTTTGCCCTTGCCGGTCTGGTTCTGGCGAATCTTCCCCTCACCGCGCATGCATTTGAGGCCGTAGCGGAAACGCATGTGTTCATTCCGCATACCAATCTTGATCTGCCGATCGGCCATTGGGCTCAGGACGGTTTGCTCACTATCTTCTTCCTGACTGTTGGCCTCGAACTGAAGCAGGAGCTCACCACCGGCTCGCTCGCTAATCCCAAGGCGGCCGCTGTGCCGATGCTGTGTGCCGTTGGGGGCATGATCACCCCGCCCATCCTGTTTCTGGCCACCACTGCACTGTTTTCGCAGTTCGGCCCGGGGGAGCCTGGCTCATTGATCCTGGCCACCACTGGCAGCAGCATCCCGTTCGCCGAGATGTCCCACGGCTGGGCGGTGCCCACAGCCACGGATATCGCGTTCTCGTTGGCGGTGCTCGCACTGTTTGCCAAGGCGCTGCCCGGTTCGATCCGCGCATTCCTGATGACTTTGGCCACGGTCGACGATTTGCTGGCCATCATCTTGATAGCGGTGTTCTTCTCCTCGGTCAATGCTTGGTACTGGTTCATTGGCATCGCCGTGTGTGCCGTGGTATGGGCACATTTGGTTCGTCTTAAGAAAGTGCCATGGATCGCGGTGGGCGTGGTCGGCATCCTTGCCTGGATCATGATGTTTGAAGCCGGCATCCATCCCACGTTGGCCGGTGTATTGGTTGGTTTGCTGACCCCGGCACGTGTGATGCACGGTGAATACGCACCGCGCGCCGAACGATATGCGGACAAGCTCAAGCCGTTTTCCGCTCTGCTGGCTTTGCCGATTTTCGCCTTGTTCGCCACCGGCGTGCATTTTGAATCCTTGAGTCCGCTGTTGCTGCTCTCGCCACTGGTCATCGCCCTGATTGTGGCGCTGGTGGTCGGCAAGCCGTTGGGTATCATCGTCACCGCTTGGCTGGCCACACATGTCGGAGGGCTCAAGATGGCCAAGGGGCTACGCGTTCGCGATATGATTCCCGCTGCCGTCGCCTGTGGAATCGGTTTTACGGTGTCGTTCCTCATCGCCTCTCTGGCCTATACGAACCAGGAGCTGTCCGCCGAAGCCCGATTCGGTGTGCTGGTGGCCTCGCTGATCGCCGCCGCGATTTCCGGCGTATTGTTGAGCCGCCAATCCAAGCGATTTGAACAGGCTGTGGCCGTTGCAGCTGCTGAGGCTGACGCCGAGTCCGACGTCAATACGCATTCCGACGAGCTGGCGGAGCATTCCATCACCCTTGCGGACGGCACGGAAAGCGTTGAAATCGACTTCCGTCGTTAA
- a CDS encoding LOG family protein, with the protein MNPVDLEDAAPLGDTYHRGPVILRGQMIPSDNTTANLLKPDQDTDWLHMDPWRVLRIQSEFVDGFGALAELGPAVSIFGSARTQRTESDYKAARRMGSQIAKRNIAVITGGGPGIMEAANRGAALAGGKSVGLGIELPFEQGLNQWVNLGMSFRYFFVRKTMFVKYSSGVIVCPGGFGTLDEMFELLTLVQTHKVANIPVVLYGKDYWQGLFDWLDGPVAERGMISKIDPKLVTVTDDADEAVDVATSMVV; encoded by the coding sequence ATGAATCCGGTTGATTTGGAGGACGCCGCGCCGCTGGGGGACACCTATCATCGAGGCCCAGTGATTCTGCGCGGCCAGATGATTCCTTCGGACAACACCACCGCGAACCTGCTCAAGCCGGATCAGGATACCGATTGGCTGCATATGGATCCGTGGCGTGTGCTGCGCATCCAATCCGAATTCGTGGATGGCTTCGGTGCGCTTGCCGAGCTGGGGCCTGCGGTATCGATTTTCGGCTCCGCGCGCACACAACGCACCGAATCGGACTACAAGGCGGCTCGTCGCATGGGCAGCCAGATCGCCAAGCGCAATATCGCCGTCATCACTGGTGGCGGGCCGGGCATTATGGAAGCCGCGAACCGGGGAGCGGCATTGGCTGGCGGCAAGTCGGTGGGGCTTGGCATCGAACTTCCGTTTGAACAGGGGCTGAACCAGTGGGTGAACCTTGGCATGAGCTTCCGGTACTTCTTTGTCAGGAAGACGATGTTCGTCAAGTATTCCTCCGGTGTGATCGTCTGCCCGGGCGGCTTCGGCACGTTGGATGAGATGTTCGAGCTGTTGACCCTGGTTCAGACCCACAAGGTGGCGAACATTCCGGTGGTGTTGTACGGTAAGGATTATTGGCAGGGGCTATTCGACTGGTTGGATGGGCCGGTCGCCGAGCGTGGCATGATTTCGAAGATAGATCCCAAGCTGGTTACCGTGACTGACGATGCCGACGAAGCCGTGGACGTGGCCACGAGTATGGTTGTCTGA